A stretch of the Pirellulales bacterium genome encodes the following:
- a CDS encoding zincin-like metallopeptidase domain-containing protein translates to MTTANTTRTDVYSRVTSTIVEQLERGVRPWMQPWKAEYAAGRITRPLRHNGEAYKGINVITLWMESELRGFSCPFFLTFQQAKELGGFVKKGEHGLPVVYASTFKKTDTADDGAEIEQEIPFLKQYTVFNAEQIEGLPQRFYQLAETPKEKIERIEQAERFFANTRADIRYGGNRAYYAVVADYVRMPPLETFRDAESHAATLAHEITHWTRHPSRLNRDLGRKRFGDEGYAVEELVAELGAAFLCADLQITPEVRDDHAAYIQSWLSVLRNDKKAVFTAASLASRAVDYLHGLQPQPLV, encoded by the coding sequence ATGACTACTGCCAACACCACACGCACCGATGTGTACAGCCGCGTTACCTCCACGATCGTCGAACAGCTTGAGCGAGGTGTGCGGCCCTGGATGCAACCGTGGAAAGCGGAGTATGCCGCCGGACGCATTACGCGACCGCTGCGGCATAACGGAGAGGCCTACAAGGGCATCAACGTCATCACGCTCTGGATGGAGTCTGAGCTACGCGGGTTTTCTTGTCCGTTCTTTCTGACGTTCCAGCAGGCCAAGGAGCTGGGTGGCTTCGTCAAAAAAGGCGAGCACGGATTGCCCGTGGTCTATGCGAGCACGTTCAAGAAGACCGACACCGCCGACGATGGGGCGGAAATCGAGCAGGAGATACCGTTCCTCAAGCAATACACGGTCTTCAATGCCGAGCAAATTGAGGGCTTGCCGCAGCGATTCTACCAACTGGCTGAAACGCCCAAGGAGAAGATCGAACGCATCGAGCAGGCCGAACGGTTTTTTGCCAATACCAGGGCAGATATTCGTTACGGCGGGAATCGGGCTTATTACGCCGTTGTGGCGGACTACGTGCGGATGCCGCCGTTGGAAACGTTCCGCGATGCCGAATCGCACGCGGCAACGTTGGCCCATGAAATCACGCACTGGACGCGGCACCCGTCACGGCTCAACCGCGATCTCGGCCGTAAGAGATTCGGCGACGAAGGTTACGCCGTCGAGGAATTAGTGGCGGAACTGGGAGCGGCGTTTCTGTGTGCGGATTTGCAGATCACGCCCGAAGTTCGCGATGACCACGCAGCCTATATCCAAAGCTGGCTGAGCGTGCTTCGCAACGACAAGAAGGCAGTCTTTACAGCGGCCTCACTGGCGAGCCGGGCCGTTGACTACCTGCATGGCTTGCAACCGCAGCCGCTCGTCTGA